Proteins found in one Pelobacter seleniigenes DSM 18267 genomic segment:
- a CDS encoding rhomboid family intramembrane serine protease: MNAYRQTGQIFRFNSLRGSSLVQILIYVNLILFTLMVLHGTILGLGMRAIMNPPTELLIHWGGQFWPLVLQHGEWWRCITYAYTHGGLIHIGFNMVVLYQIGPLLEMELGWQRFMTLYTVTAIVATLAGLFWHPMVPVVGASGSLFGMIGFSVSYYHRIGGQLGLQRRNFMFQWAVMAFVFGFIIGADNAAHLGGAVAGAALGWFMPIRVRNFRKTDNLFKGIAYVCVLLTAVSILFIPLSWIIN; encoded by the coding sequence TTGAACGCCTACCGCCAAACCGGACAGATCTTCCGCTTCAATTCGTTGCGCGGCAGCTCCCTGGTCCAGATCCTGATTTACGTCAACCTGATCCTTTTTACCTTGATGGTTCTGCACGGGACTATCCTCGGTCTCGGCATGCGCGCGATCATGAACCCACCAACCGAGCTACTGATCCACTGGGGAGGACAATTCTGGCCGCTGGTTCTCCAACATGGTGAATGGTGGCGCTGTATCACCTATGCCTACACGCATGGGGGACTGATCCACATCGGTTTCAACATGGTGGTGCTGTATCAGATCGGTCCGCTGCTGGAGATGGAACTGGGCTGGCAGCGTTTCATGACCCTCTATACGGTGACCGCTATTGTGGCGACCCTTGCCGGACTGTTCTGGCACCCCATGGTCCCGGTGGTCGGCGCGTCAGGATCGTTGTTTGGCATGATCGGTTTTTCGGTCAGCTACTATCATCGCATCGGCGGCCAACTCGGCCTGCAGCGCAGAAACTTCATGTTCCAATGGGCGGTCATGGCGTTCGTGTTCGGTTTTATTATCGGTGCGGATAATGCCGCCCACCTTGGCGGTGCGGTGGCTGGTGCGGCATTGGGCTGGTTTATGCCAATCAGAGTGCGCAATTTCCGCAAGACCGATAATTTATTCAAGGGCATTGCCTACGTCTGTGTTTTGCTGACAGCAGTCAGTATTCTTTTCATTCCCCTGTCCTGGATCATCAACTGA